GCCCTCTTCGATGACGGCGGCGTCGTTGGTGGGGAAGCCGTCGTCCTTGTGATTGAGACCCGTTACGTGGAAGCGGTAGCCCTCGCCGTAGGCCGCGAGGGGCGGCACCTCGAAGCGCGTGTCGTAGGGGTTGTACTCCTCGGGGCTGCATGTGGGTTTTGCCCTCTCGACGACCTCGAGCTCGCCGGGCTCTGGCAGGGTGATGGGCTCGCGCATGTGTCCCACTATCTCGTCGTAGAGGACCACCACGGGCGTGCGGTACTTCTCGGCGAGGTTGAAGGCCCGCACCGTCTCGGTGAGTATCTCCTGCACGTAAGCGGGCGTGACCGATATGGCCGGGTGGTCGCCGTGGGTGCCCCACTTCGCCTGCATCACGTCCGACTGGCTCGGCCCGGTGGGATATCCCGTCGATGGTCCGCCCCTCATGACGTTTATGATCACGCAGGGCACCTCGGCGATGCAGGCGTAGCCGAGCCCCTCCTGCTTGAGCGAGAAGCCGGGGCCGCTGGTGGCGGTGAGCGACTTGCTCCCAGCAAGCGACGCCCCTATGACGGCGCCGATGGAGGCTATTTCGTCCTCCATCTGTATGAACTTGCCTCCCGCCTTGGGCAGCCTCACGCTCATCACCTCGGCCACCTCGGTCGAGGGAGTAATGGGATATCCGGCGAAAAAGTTGCAACCGGCGTAGAGGGCGCCTTCGGCGCAGGCCTCGTTGCCCTGGTACAGTTTCTTCCTCTTTTCTGCCATTATCAAGGAACCCCCGTTTCTTGTCTTGTCCGGTCCGTCAATCGAAGACCTGTATGGCGAAATCTGGACACCTCAGGTCGCAGAGCTGACACCTCGTGCAGGCCTCCAGGTTGTGCACGGCCACGCAGGAGCCCTTCATCTCGAGCACGTTGGTGGGACAGAAGTCGACACAGATGCCGCAACCCTTGCAGAGGTTCTCGTATATCTCGATCCTCGGCAGTTTCTTGGCCGCCTCGCTGCTCATCGCACCTCCAAGTCAGAAGTTTATATGGAACATCACCGGAAGGCGGAATTCTACCATGTGAAGGGCCGCAAGTCAAATCATTCCGCCCTCGCCCCCTCCCTCTCCGGCGGCCTATCCGCCGAGGACCTCCCTGACGGCCGCGCCTATTCTGGCCGTGCTCTTGACGGTCTTTATGCCGGCCGCCTCCATGGCCTCGTACTTCTCGTCGGCCGTGCCCTTGCCGCCGGCGATTATGGCGCCGGCATGGCCCATGCGCTTGCCCTTGGGAGCGGTGACGCCGGCCACATGGCCCACGACCGGTTTCGTCATCTTCTCCTTGACGAACTGCGCGGCCTCCTCCTCGGCCGTGCCGCCGATCTCGCCGATCATGACGACCGCCTCGGTATCGGGGTCCTCCTCGAAGAGGGCGAGCACGTCGACGAAACTGGTGCCGTTGACGGGGTCGCCGCCTATGCCCACGCAGGTGGACTGCCCCAGCCCCAGGCGGGTTAGCTGGTCGACGGCCTCGTAGGTGAGAGTGCCGCTGCGGGAGACGACCCCCACGGAGCCGGGCTTGTGGATGTGGCCGGGCATGATGCCGATCTTGCACTCTCCCGGCGTGATGACGCCGGGACAGTTGGGCCCCACAAGCCTCGCGTCCCGTCCCTCCATGAACCTCTTGACCTTCACCATGTCGAGCACCGGTATGCCCTCGGTGATGCAGACCACAAGCCCTATGCCGGCGTCTACGGCCTCCATTACGGCGTCGGCCGCGAAGGCCGCGGGCACGTATATGACCGATGCGTCGGCCCCCGTCTCCCTCACGGCCTCGGCCACGGTGTTGAAGACCGGTATGCCGTCAACGTCGCTTCCGCCCTTGCCCGGCGTCACGCCGGCGACCATCTTCGTGCCGTACTCCACCATCTGACGGGTGTGGAAGGTGCCCTGCTCACCCGTTATGCCCTGACAAACAACCCTCGTCTCCCTGCCCACCAAGATGCTCACGTCAAACCCTCCTTGACTTCTCGAGGGAACCTTTTTGCAACAAGTTCCCTCAGACTCCCTCCTCCCTCCAAAAACTTTTAACGCCCTGCGGATCATCCCGATTTTGCCTGCAAAATCGGGATGATCCGCAGGGAATTGAAGGGGGCCTGGGGGAAACGCGGGCCTATGGCCCTTCTACAGAAAGTTTCCCCCAGACTGCCCGCGCCGACTGCCTCGGGGGCTGTGCCGGGGGTTCGGGCCGCAAAGGCGTAAAAACCCCGCCTGGCGCGGGCCGAACCCCCCGGCACGGCCGAAGATCCGAATAACATACGACGGGGCTGGGGGAAACGCGGGCCTGTGGCCCTTCTTCAGAGAATTTCCCCCAGGCAATCAACCGGCGCCGGCGGCGGCCACGACCTTTTCGGCCGCTTCGTCCATGCGTTCGGCCGTGATGATATTGAGACCGGAATCCCCGAGTATGGCCCGTCCCTTGTCGACGTTGGTGCCCTGGAGCCTCACCACGAGCGGCACCTTGACGCCCACTTCCCTGGCGGCCGCCACCACGCCCTCGGCTATGATGTCACAGCGCATGATGCCGCCGAAGATGTTGACCAGCACGGCCCTGACGTTGGGGTCGCTCATGAGTATCTTGAAGGCCGCCGTCACCTGCTCTTTCGACGCCCCGCCGCCCACGTCGAGGAAGTTGGCCGGGTTTCCGCCGTAGAGTTTTATTATGTCCATGGTGGCCATGGCCAGGCCCGCGCCGTTGACCATGCAGCCTATGGTGCCGTCGAGGGCCACGTAGTTGAGGTCGTGGCGCGACGCCTCTATCTCCTTGGGGTCCTCCTCGTCGAGGTCGCGCAGCCCCTCTATGTCCTTGTGCCTGAAGAGCGCGTTGTCGTCGAAGCTTATCTTGGCGTCCAGCGCGATGACGTCGCCGTCCCCGGTCACGACCAGCGGGTTTATCTCGGCCATGGAGGCGTCGGTGCCCACGAAGGCGTTGTAGAGGCCCGTCATGAACTTTACGGCCTTGCCGACCCTGGCCTTGTCGAGACCGAGGCCGAAGGCGAGGTTTCGCGCCTGGTATGGCATGAGCCCCACGGCCGGGTCCACGTACTCGCGCAGTATCTTCTCCGGGCTCTTCGCCGCCACCTCTTCTATCTCCACGCCGCCCTCGGAGCTCGCCATCATGCACACGCGCTGGCGGCCCCTGTCGACAACGAGGCCGACGTAGAGCTCCTGCGCTATGGCGCACCCTTCCTCGACGAGGACCTTCTTCACCTCCCTGCCCTCAGGACCGGTCTGGTGGGTGACGAGCACCTTGCCGATGAGCTCCCTTGCATACGCCGCGGCCTCGTCGCGGCTCCTCGCAAGCTTCACTCCGCCCGCCTTGCCGCGCCCTCCGGCGTGTATCTGGGCCTTGACAACACAGACGGGACCGTCGTCGAGGAACTCCTTTGCGATCTCCTCCGCCTCCTGGGGCGTAAAGGCGACCTTGCCGCGCGGCACGGCCACGCCGTAACGCCTCAAAATCTCCTTGGCCTGATACTCGTGAATGTTCATTCCCCCTGTCCCCTCCTCCTT
The genomic region above belongs to Deltaproteobacteria bacterium and contains:
- a CDS encoding 2-oxoacid:acceptor oxidoreductase subunit alpha; the encoded protein is MAEKRKKLYQGNEACAEGALYAGCNFFAGYPITPSTEVAEVMSVRLPKAGGKFIQMEDEIASIGAVIGASLAGSKSLTATSGPGFSLKQEGLGYACIAEVPCVIINVMRGGPSTGYPTGPSQSDVMQAKWGTHGDHPAISVTPAYVQEILTETVRAFNLAEKYRTPVVVLYDEIVGHMREPITLPEPGELEVVERAKPTCSPEEYNPYDTRFEVPPLAAYGEGYRFHVTGLNHKDDGFPTNDAAVIEEGNKRIMRKIENNLDDIWKNDEYMLDDAEVAVFAYGSTARSARYAVRAAREKGIKAGLLRPLTLWPFPDRAVRELSRQVKGIIVPEMNLGQAVLEVERCARDSEVVGIGRVDGEPINPGQILAEVEKFA
- the sucD gene encoding succinate--CoA ligase subunit alpha is translated as MSILVGRETRVVCQGITGEQGTFHTRQMVEYGTKMVAGVTPGKGGSDVDGIPVFNTVAEAVRETGADASVIYVPAAFAADAVMEAVDAGIGLVVCITEGIPVLDMVKVKRFMEGRDARLVGPNCPGVITPGECKIGIMPGHIHKPGSVGVVSRSGTLTYEAVDQLTRLGLGQSTCVGIGGDPVNGTSFVDVLALFEEDPDTEAVVMIGEIGGTAEEEAAQFVKEKMTKPVVGHVAGVTAPKGKRMGHAGAIIAGGKGTADEKYEAMEAAGIKTVKSTARIGAAVREVLGG
- a CDS encoding ADP-forming succinate--CoA ligase subunit beta — encoded protein: MNIHEYQAKEILRRYGVAVPRGKVAFTPQEAEEIAKEFLDDGPVCVVKAQIHAGGRGKAGGVKLARSRDEAAAYARELIGKVLVTHQTGPEGREVKKVLVEEGCAIAQELYVGLVVDRGRQRVCMMASSEGGVEIEEVAAKSPEKILREYVDPAVGLMPYQARNLAFGLGLDKARVGKAVKFMTGLYNAFVGTDASMAEINPLVVTGDGDVIALDAKISFDDNALFRHKDIEGLRDLDEEDPKEIEASRHDLNYVALDGTIGCMVNGAGLAMATMDIIKLYGGNPANFLDVGGGASKEQVTAAFKILMSDPNVRAVLVNIFGGIMRCDIIAEGVVAAAREVGVKVPLVVRLQGTNVDKGRAILGDSGLNIITAERMDEAAEKVVAAAGAG
- a CDS encoding 4Fe-4S dicluster domain-containing protein; protein product: MSSEAAKKLPRIEIYENLCKGCGICVDFCPTNVLEMKGSCVAVHNLEACTRCQLCDLRCPDFAIQVFD